GACCGGAAAGAAGGACTCCGAGATATACTCGATTCGTGCATTCCCTGTTGGTTGCCTATCACGGGGATCTGTGTGTCAAACAGCCTTGTCATTGCGGTCGGCAGGCGCGCCCTTCAGAAACAAACGCGCATGTTGAGCAATAAGAAGCAGCTACGACACCACGAACGAGCTCTTCACCTGATGATCTCTGAAGGTATTTTCTACGGCTCAGGTCATCTCCCTGCACTTCAAATATGGAGACGTGAAGAGGGAACTCCGAAGGAACAGGAGAACGGAAATACGAATTCGAGACAGTCCGCTTGTGCCTCTCTTGGTCTGCACTCTTCTCCGTTGGCGAGCAATGCTTTGATGGCCGGAAAGGAGCACGACCAAAGTAGCGATGCGAGGACGGACAGAGAACTACCCGTAGGGAGCTTGTCTCCTGGAACTATATGCAATGGAGACCCAAAGGTGGACCTGCGCCACCTCGGTGCAGGGCTGCGTCAAAAGGCAGACTGCAGCTCAGTATCATGGAGAAAAGTTTTCGAACTCCGCGGCTTCGGGCCAATTCCACTGATGCAGCTAGCGGGGGGTGATGCCGCTCcctggaaagaagaagagaaacttcTCCTGACGCGTGCCCTCTTACATAAGACGGTAGAAAGTGATGGGTCGACCCGAACTCCTGAAGAGGGAATCCTGTCGGCGGGAACTGGCGGCTTTCTCTGCGGTTCACGCAGTTCTGGACCAGAAGAAGACTTACGAGTCTGGCTGTCACAGTTGAGTTCCATATATCAGTACCACGCCATGCGGACGCTTATGCAACGCCTGCGGCGTGCGGAAGACGAGTTTCCCGAATTCCAGGAGTTCAACCTGCGAAACTATAGTCCACGCCTAGCTAAACTCAAAGGCCTGCTCAAAGACTGAGTATAAAGACTTGGACGCGCATCAGGGGGCAGGAAGTGGTAATAACACAGTTGTGAGGCCTGGCATTACACCGCTTTAAAAGGTGCCGGTAAATCACGATAGGATGGCGTGCTCTTCCATTCCCAGTCGTTTCATCTTTTGGTAAGGTGAATCGGCAGTTTAGGCCGTAAATGATCGTCAGACCCTGAATAGTGGAGATGCCAGTGACAAAGAAGATTACAAACACCGGCAAACGGCCCGTGCTATCAACTTTTGTGGCAACCGGAATTACCTGCTCCTGTTGTTTCGTGGCATAACATAAATATTTCAACCGTTCACCGTCGCATGCTCGCCAAAACAAATTTTCCAGCACAGaccttcgttttttctcgtcagATGCAAAGCTGCCTCTCCCCACAAGCGAGAATGAATGGTCAAACCAACCCTCAGTGTGGAACGGCATTGCTCAGAATCGTCTTGTTTTGGCTGCTGTCTGTACGATCAGTGGATGAGTAGCATCACTACCAACTTTCACGAGAAGGGATTTGAATCCTCAAACTGCAGCACAGCGACGGGTACGGCAATTCGCAGAATTTCTTTCCAAGGCACTCTACCCTATCAGGTAAATTCATATCAACTTGGACATCACAACCGGCGGCTGTACAAATCTATCACTCTTAGGGTGGTAGTGCACCAACCAGTCGCTAGTGCAGCAGGCAAGCACAGGCCTGTGGAGTGGTCACCACATGTGAAAGCTGTTGAGCTGAAGGATGTACGGTTGAGCTCACAGCACAGCTCCTGTCTCGACGTATATGTTTCAAAGATCCTCTCTGATACACAGGAGGGATCGGGGACCCACGAAGCATCACAAGGAAAGACTTTTAGGTGTGCCTTCTGCACTTTTCGCCAGTTAACTCAGTTTCAATATGGCGTATGACCGTCTGGAGGACCGGCTATGCAAAGTGATTATGGATACACATTCTTCGCAAATCGTGCTCGTTGCTCGCATCCCCATACAAGAATAGCCATGCATTTCGCAAGACCCTACCATTGCTGTGTACAACCTCCATGTAGAAAGCATCATCaacttcttttctttcactTGCCTCGAAGTGTCCATGAGACTCCGATTCACAACTGAGAGCAATCCTGTTAACCAAGTACGAGTAACATTTCAGCTGCGAACGAGATGTGCCCCAAAGTAGAAACACACCTCCACGCGAGGAGGAGCAGACATGTCAGTCTTTCCTCACACGCAAACGGATAGACGTGTCTGGATGCAGCCGTCACACGCCCCTATTGTACGGCTGATAACTAGTCATTCCCCTtgctcgttcttctctccagcatTCTGCTTCAGAAGCAGTTTTGCGTCGACCGTCGTGGTCGCTCTTGTATGCCGGCTGCATCGTCTCAGGGAGCCCACAAGCAGCGGTGTGGTACCTT
This genomic interval from Toxoplasma gondii ME49 chromosome VIIb, whole genome shotgun sequence contains the following:
- a CDS encoding hypothetical protein (encoded by transcript TGME49_255175), whose translation is MVKPTLSVERHCSESSCFGCCLYDQWMSSITTNFHEKGFESSNCSTATGTAIRRISFQGTLPYQTLDFTQDRQQPCTMKNKRNSFLQSQRPFVFRFTATFAL